The sequence below is a genomic window from Dioscorea cayenensis subsp. rotundata cultivar TDr96_F1 chromosome 6, TDr96_F1_v2_PseudoChromosome.rev07_lg8_w22 25.fasta, whole genome shotgun sequence.
TAAGCGAAGAGTAAGAAAGTTAAACACAGACAAACATTTTTacacaataatgaaattaatttaattttgaataccttatggagtcgaccattttcgtcactagtaaatgccgagcttctttgatccactcATTGAATGACtacgcgacatttgaatacatctcaccccaatgtTCACCCTCTGaagagataattcgaccaatgtgccatatttgatttattaatcaaccaatgatggggttcgggtgatgtggcctgaaGTTTATTCACGGTATCATTGAAATCTTTAGCCGTCGATGCCCaagcaatacgaaagtatatagaccagcactcctccctcaatgccttcccaagtctgacattggctttcataaaatttgcctctaagtgtcgaagacagtatgcatgtggggaagaagggaagactctcggaatagcgttcacaaggcccttagacctgtccgacacagatgtaattatctcttgataatctccttcatcgtataaagcatcacctaacttggaaatgaaccaagtccaattggcatcggtctcgttgtcgacaatactaaaggcgacgtggaaaaaactattgtccatctttgcctgtggcacccaatagagtaccccgatactttacaaggaggtgggtaccatcaaGGAACAACAGCGGCCTGCAAGCTCTCTTAAATCCCACAATACACtcactgaaagaaaagaatgcacgtttaaaacgctcACCATCTCTTTCGATAATCGCAATGCTGTCGGGGTTCATCttaaccaccttatccacgtatcaaagcaacaaatcatagctggagatgtcgctgCCGTCGAGgatcacccgggcatgctcttttcccaaccaagcctgcttgtatggaatgtagACACCAtattcccgcaacatgtccttctaaatgtcgatggccttgtacaagggccggtccttgagcttctgaaccactcgtgcgcttacccattttttagaCACTTTCGGATATGACACCgatcctattccaccaccgcaagtgtgtgacgggttgattgtcttgattctgaaagtatttttattatattcttttgatgcatgaaggtgccattgacaaccatcggcagcgcattccacagtcacatggtgttttttgttctttatgaatttgaagtcaaaattccatttgattgtaaaatttcaaagtgcatccctgaaatgttcaacaccttcaaaatgttgtccgatatccaacaaCAACACTTCAGACtaatctgacgaggaaggaagacatcctaCACCGTTAGGGTCGTCATAGGGTGGGACCGGAGCGCTCTCAAAATCCAAATttctgccaacacttcagtttaaacgacaacgatcaatatgttaagcatagacataaagtgtttaaatgataaattaaaaatttaaacgttaattcaaatatttaaatagagacaaactaaattaaatggagaatacaatgtttaaatgggaacgtaatatatttaaacagagaatgacataattaaacaataatgaacttatacaactagataaatataaaagagaagaatcttacaacaacaaaaacacgttttcagtaggattcgacaatggcacatcgtctatcttgacaacaagatcgactacagcgcatttgaagatggagtacacgtgacacatccgcttgAAGTCAACAATGTTTTCTATTgtacaaaccgttttatatctatcgggtgtgataaacttcaccctgacacagaaaacatcgagaccccatttctcacatatctcagctaacatcgattcccaagaagtcagctccgtgaacattagcacttgTCCCTCCttgttgtatctagcaatactacaaaaactctccataataaacctgcatttttataaattgtgttACTCCCTCCCTCCCACAAAATGATCAAAATGAGAGCAACGCCAacaaagaaattctcaccttatcggaAAACCgacagaactcaaatcgaacaaaccaaatgaggagaagaagaagaagaagaagaagaagaagaagaagaagaaaaggaagaagatgtaaagagccttctaaactttgtttcacaaaaaagcaagcagaaagacaaacaaaaaaagtgcacaattgtatgcataaaggttagacatgatgtgattgggcgttATTTTCCCTCCAtcgcaagggcaaaaaaagagtttcataacatggacccacttgaagtgaccgatAAGGAGTAATCCCTGGAGAAAATCATTACTGGCGTcggttatactttttttctctttcctcCTTTTCAGGCTTTCTTTTCGGCTGGGCATCCTTGTCTTGAAGTTCTTcttcgctttccaccattgGCTCGAAGAAGTATTcagcatttcatcagtttgcagtgtgaggtattgagtcGAGGTGGACGACGTTGAAGAAattgtgtttatggttttttttataaacgattATGacagaaaaagagatttttataCTGATGGAAAGATATGTATGAGACGATATATatgggcgcaagcgacgcacaagtggctgatgaacgatagaagccatattgttatcgctcgaaggaaaggagACAATAAAacatgtgatttagtgtttaaacttTCGGtttactgtttaaatattttggatatcgtttaaacacatatgtagaccgtttaaatatttatatttaactatttaaaaatatatgttattgtttaaattgaatgcgccCTCGACGCCGATCACTTAATGACACCCCCTCCCCCGAAGGCAACATCACCTTTATTTACGACACTGATAttgtgtaaataacattgtatctcatttaaatataactgatattgtttaaatatcattttcattgtttgatttctaagtttatctgtttaaaaaatattgtctctgtttaaataaaattgtctcactatttaaatatcattgtttttggtttaaatatcgttgtcactgtttaaataataagcgtttttgtttatctttttgtttatttacaatgccgtttttgtttctcaaaatgtttaagtagaACATTACGAGAgaatatctctgtttaaatatcaaaaattaacACTCAAACAAGTTTGTTTTATTTagaatatttaaacatttacaatgcctagtcggacctcggacacttgcgactcgatcctctttcgtctattaagatcattgacacaacgaccaacatgaagatttcggctttcctcaacaagtatctctaccttcgaatgtatgtccggacataagtaggtctcccatttgtttgcttgctcacgtcggttgcataacatgcgcatcaacttcaacctgtacaacgtagaacacaaatactcaaataaggttaaacaaagacactgatatttaaatagacaaaattatatttaaacgataacattaaaatttaaacaaagagCGAGATAGTTAAACGCAGACAATGATgtttgtgtttatatataaataatataacatatgtcTCAATGGAACCCAATGTCCTAATAGAATCCAAACCCtagtttaattcaaatatatcttaattatggatatatttagaattaaaatttaaacatcccaatcttaattaattttggattttttccttttaaaataatttattatcttgGATTAGAATGCaaattgagataaaaaaatgtaaattacaagattacccttgagaacacatatctcgaggcataaatgcaaattataaaaatgcccttgagaacatatctcgaggcaagaTGCAAATTATAAGAATgctcttgagaacacatatctcgaggcaatctcaaatcttaggatagcccaaatatgcatctcgaggcaatcctaaatttcatgtagcctgagaacaaatctcgaggcaaccTGAGAAAGTGCAACTCCCGAAGTACCCAAACACGTATCTTGAGGCAAATtaggataattaaaaaataataatttcaaattcaaaattaattggataaattgggttaattaaaaaattaattaatttaattaatttaaaaaataattaaattaattaattaaaaaaattaattaaaatttcaaaaattgaaattaattaaaactttaagTTTGGATCTTATCCTATCCTTACTTGGTCCACGAAGATGGTTATAGGTTGTGATTTTTCGGGATGGGTTTGGGTATTGAAGATAAGAAGGCGAAGAAACTTTAAAAAGGAGAAAGGACGCGAAAGAAAAGAGGCCGAACCCAAAGAAAAAGCGAGAAatagaaaggaagaaaaaaaaaaatcagatgaggagaagaaaaaaaaagaaaagaagaagaaaagatagaaaataaaaaatcaagagaagaaagaagtttttaaaaaaagcatgcAGAGAGAAAAAGACTAGAAAGAACAAGGTTTGTCATTTGCCGTCACTGCCTTTCGCCTACTATGGCCTGCCAGCGCCTGATGCCACTGCTGCTGCTCATTGATGTTGTTATCTTTGCGTGTTGTTGTTGTCGCCATCACCGACACCGTCGTCGTTactgcttgagtggctgagataatgccgccaagcagcTTGACATcgttgctgctgctgttgctgcttgcgtggctgagataatgccgccaagcagcTTAACATCGTTGCTGTTGCTGCTTGCCGTGTTCATCGTTGAAATCGCCGGTGCtacttgagtggctgagataatgccgccaagcaatGCCTGATGTTTCGATTGCCCGCTGCTGCCTCCTCTGATCAGGTTTCTGTCGAGCCCAATCTCGCGTACCTCTTAGACGTCTCATCTGATGAATCGAACACCCACTATCGAAACCCAATGATGGTGGCGGTGCACATTGAGTATCAAACGTGCAGCTATACGTGGCAGTGGACGGTCTCTATGACCTTGTCTCTAGAGAGGTGGATTCCGCTAACCCTGTATACACCTACCAAGTCAACCTTTCCATCTTCACTTCCATTCTGGATTTCTAGGCCATTGGCCAGTTGTTTCTTATCGTGAATGAGCATCCGGTTGTCAACGGCATCCTATCTAACCTCACCTGCTATGGGAAGCTGGGCAAGTTCATCGGGGGTAATTCCAGTCTTCCACTCAAAGGAGGAAGCTTACACAATCTCTTCGGCCGCCCGAGTATTGTGGCTGCATTGCTTTGCTGTGACTCGCGCGGTACCTGGACCATCGTGCGCGGATGTCCTGTAGATGATGTAATACTCTCTGGTGCTAATGTTCGACGAGCTGAAATAACGTTGCCGAGGAGCATGTTCCGGTGAATGGCGTGGAGTTACTAGCATGCGGGCCTGCTTGTGTGTCCGGGTCCATGCCATATTTAGTGGGCGCTGTTGGGATGGTTAGGGGACAACAACTCGAACGAGTCTCAAGGTAATGGTGAATGCATGGAGAAAGATAAAGAAGAGTGGGAGTACCTGTAGTGCCTGAACGTGTGAGAGACATGAAGATAACTAACCATCGGTATCATCATCACCACTACCATCCAATAAACATTTTTCATGCGCCTCGTCCATACCTTCTCCATTGTTGACAAGCTGACGGATGGAATAGATTTTTTTACTGTTGAGTCAAAATGGGAAGATCCAGTTTGTGCTAATAGCTATGCTAGAGGAAAAGCTGACGCAGTCTGGCTATATATGTTGTTGGCATCCAATGAAGCTgcttgaaaattaaataaaaaaaatctgtgAGATACATGTTTGTTGGCAACCTTTGTAAAATTGTAAAACCATAGAGCATAATTTAGTTATACGAATCTATAGTCTACGAAAGAGGGGAGAACACATAAATTAATCATTGCTCATCACATTTAGTAATTTACACCACATTattgaaaataacaataaactaatctatttataatttataaaataatatcaataataattaaattaatttaaaaatatttatatatccaTACTAACAAAATTATGGTTATAAGTTGGtagtcaaattaaaaaaaatcacaaaaataaccATACTTTTCAAATAAtgcttgatattttatttttaataatatattattttaaaacaaaatggtttttaaaagataataaattttagaaaaaaacaataaattttaaaaaaaaaatcgtttAAAAAGccacaaataaactattttaataattatacaaACATAAAGGgctaaaatgcaaaaaatcaccatttttaattttaaaataactagtAAGCAACATAATCATCAGTGTATGGGTGCTAACCATGTCATAATTTGATGACCCTAAAACtattttgacaaatataataacCTAGAGCTATTGCgacaataaaatattaaatgagatctcttttaagaaataatatatatatatatagttatatatagaCCAACACCACAAGTATGCAGTCTATCGTTTCTCCGAATACCTAACCATTATCAAAAAAGTGTTGGCCCAAATCAATTCTTGGCCCAAACCAATTGTCATATTCCACCAACATGGAAGGGCAAGGatgacatttttttatttctgtcaTGACTTGGTGGTAGGTGAAGAGAGTTAATGAgggaatattttatattatttggggTTAGGTGCCACCTACTCCATCAATGTGAGTTTTTGGATCAAAATGATCCTAGCCTTTGGTTTGTTAGGTGAAGGGCTAAATAAACCCTCATGACAATTGTAAAGACACAAATGAGAGTGAGGAAATTacagagaaagaagaagggtgagaagtgtgagaaaatATTCTGAGAGGTTAGTCTATTCTCCTAGTATAAactcctagtataagagaggatatttgttttctttttattattagagAAAGTTTGTAactcctaaaattttttcactTGGTAAATTTCTTCTATCCTTGCCCGTGATtattaccctaattatttaagggttttccacgtaatatTTTTGTGCCCTTTACTTTTTAGTATTACTGCTATATTCAGTCCTACATTTTCCAACAAAAAGAACATGATAAATTGAGAGAACCACTGTAATTTTTTAAGCATTCAACTTCATGTTGCTTTTTTTAAGGGATATACATAGAACATAAACTCATCTTACCAAGTCCAACGAATTAGATGCCACACTTCTCATTGATTCGTACAAACTGGAAAACACAAtctcattcaaaataaaattcagaGGATATGactgaaaactaaaaaaaattgctcAAGCTACAAACCACTTCATTTGCTGCTTCCTGCTGCTTGTTTTCATTTCACATCATTTACAAGGAATCAATCACTTCACACAATAACAAATGTCTAATGAAAGACCAAAGATCTGCACAAGTTGTGTTTTTGGATAGTAACTAGAAGCTCAGCTCGGTTCATAGAAAACGAGTTCTTCGATCATCTTCACTCTGAGCTTTTTCTATACAGATATCAGAGGCATTCGCCGGTTTGTTCTTCATCCACCTGTTTCAGATTGCAATTTTGTTTAACAAGTTAGCTGCATTTGGAACCAATCATTGAAAATCTGAAAGGAATTTATAAATTGATCAGAAGCTTTTCATTTTCTCACAAAATCAAGCATTTTAAAGGCTGTTCTGAGAATAACGGAACTTATGGGGAGAGGAAGATTATTTTGCAAGGTATCAAGATGAAttgtttcaattaaaattagTCAGCAATGAGTTCAGAATCAAAACTGTGGCAAATTACAATAGCATTGTGAGGTATATTACTAGGAACACTTAAGTCCGGGtcttaaattaacaaatatggTACTTGTAAATGATGTTATAAATTATCCGAAACGTTAAAGCCGCCATGTTGGACAAAGGGGTCAAAAGACTTGAAATGAACAACAtgaacatttttattattttagaggctaaataaaatattacccAAACTTTAGGGGCCACTAGTTACCTGTCCGTAGGCTAAGTGTTATTAAGGCGAACTATGACTATATACAGGCGATATTTATCATTCTGCTTTATACAAACAGAGAAAACTTCCTAGTCACTGAACTCTAGGTAATTTACCGCAATTTTAACATCAATGTTTTCTAATTGTTGTAAATGCATGCTTGACAAGAATTGCTCATTATTTCTATCCACActcagaataaaaaaaattaaaaaaattaaaagaaaatcagatttcttcaaaaaaaattaaagttcttCTCAAAATGTTATATGTCATAACCCCCATGGGATTTACCTAACACCACATTCAATAGCCATCAATCAACATCCTTCACTTCAGCTTCAATGTCGACAATAGTTGCAGTTGAAGATGAGGCTTTTCCTGCATTTAAACCGAATCAGTGTAATTAAAGAggataaatttttgaaagaGAAAGTTCAACATAATCTGTGCTTCAGATATCTAAAGCTTGTTTCTGAAGGAACAAAATACATCTCCAAATAAACAAGGAGCAAAATCTAGAAAATACAAGCAATAGTAGACGACAATGCAGGATGTTTTACCTTTCTCAGAACGTTGTGTAAAGCCATTGAAAACTTGACCGAATGTCGAACCCCGATCAGAAGAAAACTTGGTAGACTCCCTTACAAACTTGTCACCCTGCACTGGAAGTCCATTGGAAAATTTCAGAACTAAGCACAACGTAAAAAGTTGTCAATGTTCGaacaattcatattttaaattttagtaattaaagaATGAGGTAAGTATCATATGGTGTGAACAGGCATGTCtggaaagagaggaaaaaaagtCTTTGCTTAAAGAGTATGTCAAGAAATGGTGGAAGGCTATTATAACAAATTCAATTAGGCGAATGAAAGCTGATCAGACTCCAGAGATTCAAATTCAACTCAAAATCATCCTACTCAAAAGCAAAGCACAGTATCATTCGGGCCATGTTCCGTGCAACAAAAGAGAATCACCAAGGATTAAAAGTTTCGATGCTACTTTCTCACAAAAATCACATCAATGTAGTCCGGCAAAGAAAGTAGGAACAAGAGAGAAGcatgtaaaaataaatcaatatgaacACATTAAAGCAGCATGAAATCATTAGAAGCTACAATATAGTTCCTATAAGTAAGGAACATACTCCTATCAACGTTTACATTAGAAAAGCACACCTTCTGGCGTAATCGAAAATTATGATCATAGTCATTCTTGATGACCAGAGAACCAGCATCTCAAGCATATTACACAACTTGAGCTATCATTTTTTAAGTAAGCACATGCTTGTGCTACCCTTTTTGAGTATATACACTATTACTACATATCTGACTTGTATAGAATATCAGTAAATATAAGCATACAAGGAATGTAGATATCCTATACAAGGATGTGGAACATATCTTCTTAAACAATATTCATGCTAAAATAAAGCTCATTATTACATATTTCactatttctaatttatttcattctAACCAAAATCATTCCAGTTTGGTCACCAAGTACCCTATTTATCtacatgttttaaattttcttccGAAACATTTTGTGTATTATCCATAATGATCGAAATCCTTCAGGCAAATGAATTCCCAACAAAGTTTCTCAATTGTAGTGACTTGAAACAGTACATCATATATCTGCTCTCAAGTTACAAATTCTACCAAAAGAATAAATTTCCAAATTACCACCTTCACATTAGAAGGATAGTAACGCTTTCCCTTGCCAAGTGAGGGATTGAGGGATAACTCCATCTCACAGCATTGGTTAAGATGAGTGGCTTATCAactttctcaaaaataaataaacaaatttccaAATTCCTTTAGGAGCAAATCCAATCAATTATAGAATTCCAATTAATGATCAATTACAAGGATCAACCAGAGATAATATAGAGTGATGGcaagagaaaacacaaagtatATCATCGCATCACTGttaatgagtgcatttattgAGCtcacaatataaaatattcaatgtacaaaatatataaagaacacAGCAGATttcaataactaaataaataaataacaagagaaTTTTTGTAGATGGGATTATTGTTATACCAGAGAAAGGCTGGCTACAAAATGGGCAGAGCTGTGGACCATCCCTTAAAGAAGACCTAAACACAACATCCCACATTTGAGTCTAATGTAAAAGAAGTGAATATACATGTAAAATCTATATATCTACTGCCATGAATATTTCAGTTGCGCTTACTTAAATATTTGGAAATCATTTCCACAATTGGGACACTGCAACACAAGTGAAATTTAATcaacataaaaattcaaaacaatacaactaaaataaaataaaatactcctTTTACATAAGATAACAGAAGCAAAATTTTCTGAGGTAATCTTTTCAATACCAAAGATCAAATACAGAACTTTCAAACAGACTAATGTTTTGAAGTTTCAGCATATACTACCTCTGTTGAATTGGTTCCATTTAGAAACACAACTAACATGACTGTAAAAtaccataataaaaattagtttagaAAATCTAGATCAAGAGAAACCACTAGTAGTCCACCACAAAAGTGTGCAAGGGCTTGAAATCTTACTTTCTGCAATACTATTCACATATTGTTTACTACGGGCTCAGTACTGTAGAGaactatttatttactttatactAGTTCCTAATGTGAGTCCTCTATGGGAGGAGCCATATTCTCCACAACTCCAGGGTTGCATTTCATGGGGATTTACCATTATGGGCCTATGGTCCCTAATATACTATTTTGGGCACACATGACAGGGTAAATTGCCCCATGTGTCAGTCTACCCCACATGGCATATCCTAGGAAGTTGTTaagccaaaaatatatatatatatatctagatcAAGTGTTatcaaaagataaacaaatgtTATAGCAAATAAgaattggattttattttgtttatatagcTCTTCAAGTACTTTTAAGTCAAAGGATATGGAACCTTATATGATATTAAAAGAAAGAGCTTTGAAAAAAGTGGTATTGATTAATCAATGTAAAAGCATATGATTGACTTGCACCAAAATAAGGGATTATGTAATGTTCCCTATCGATAGCTATTATGCataattctttgatttttcaaGCACTTCTTTAAAACATATCACCAAAATGTATACGATCCCTTCATCATAATGAAACTATGTTTAGTAGGTACAGTATACAAGTCATCCTATGATTGCCAAAACAAATTCTGCAATGACCTCAAAGATTTGCATCTAAACACCAAGAGATTGTTCTTAATTGACTTTAGTATTTGACTGATAAGGTTATACAAATTGCAAGTATGCGCATCAACCATAACCTATCAAGCAGATGCCAATCATATGATAAAAGGAAAAATTCCCTTGTAAATTGACAACACATCTTAAAGTTAATACACAATCTAGCTCAAAATGGATGTTTATCAACCAAGAAATCATATGTTTGTCTATCAATGGAACAGGTCATGCTGCGATAGAGATAATACTGAAAACAAGGGAAAACAAGGAAAAGCTTACAACTTACACTGCTTTGAATTATGTCTCTTCCTGCAAACCAGAAGAAAGCACCTAACCCTACAATTGGAAGCAGCAGTGCAAACAGCTGCCAATCATAACATCAAACATAATTCAGAAATCAAAgacactgaaaaaaaaaacaactgcAAAACAATAGAACAGTGGTCTTAGAATTACATGAGaaaaaggtttaaaaaaaaatgatagctTGATTACCCATattgaaacaatagcatccaaAACCCAACCAAGCTGCCCAGTCAAAGAAAGATATATTAAACCAATGGCCAAAGCAAGATTTCCAATAACCCTAGCTGTGTTGTTCTTGTCCCACCCAGTCCCACCACCACCATTGAAACCAAAACCCTGGACTACAACCAATCCTCTCTTCTTCCCCCTTCCACTGAAAATCCCCAAGGAAAACTTCAGATTGGATCCATTTCTGAGTAAAGATCCAATCTTTTTGCTGGGAAGTGAGCAAGAGAAGGAGAGTGGATGAGTTTTGGGTCCAAGGTGACATTTTTGGCCATGAAAATCAGCACAAAAGCTTGAGATTCTTGGGAAATTGATGGAAATGAGAAGCGTAGTCATGCTCAAGAATCATTCAGGACCTGAAGAAAATCAATTGTTTGGGGATTGATTCCTCCTCATAGCTAAGAACAGTGAACTATTTGcgctttttttattatttttatttttttattatttttatttttttattatataaatataaaattagtttttattttttttcttttaaaaaaaaaaaaacaagattatcCGATTTGAAAATTATGTCCACAAATTCACACGTGGGAAGTGGGAACCATATACTGCTTtccattttaaattatttatttatttatttatttgaataaaatttaaaattcatgcAAGATGGAGCACTCGTGAGTAGGGAGTGGACGTAGGTCAGAGCTGCAGGTCTCAGGACTCAAAAAATATAACCCATATATTGATTTTCAGTGGTCAGTATTCGACCAAagtgttttgatccaaaccccGACCCGATTTGATTATCATAGCCCGTGCAAACTTAACCCGACccgaaaaaataaataatttttttatgaaataattgaaataactaaataaaactactactactaacccctaaaatttttttcaaacatttaaaaatacaatactagtattataaatggttcaaataaattctatataaataagtagtaatattatcaacaaatattatatatataattatatatattataaataatatatgatatatatatattatttatttattcgggtcgAGTAGGGTGGG
It includes:
- the LOC120262812 gene encoding uncharacterized protein LOC120262812, encoding MTTLLISINFPRISSFCADFHGQKCHLGPKTHPLSFSCSLPSKKIGSLLRNGSNLKFSLGIFSGRGKKRGLVVVQGFGFNGGGGTGWDKNNTARVIGNLALAIGLIYLSLTGQLGWVLDAIVSIWLFALLLPIVGLGAFFWFAGRDIIQSSCPNCGNDFQIFKSSLRDGPQLCPFCSQPFSVQGDKFVRESTKFSSDRGSTFGQVFNGFTQRSEKGKASSSTATIVDIEAEVKDVD